The proteins below are encoded in one region of Sulfitobacter sp. SK012:
- a CDS encoding transposase, which translates to MNKILTILSGAMAHASPRYVDGLVRPLIEMDDVLAHALVPLLDARVVLYQHFLDLDRRVKRAASHDEVCMRMMTVPGVGPIASLTFKAAVDDPTRFKRSRTVGAHFGLTPRRYQSGEHDNPGRKGLKTYVRVVRFLPYASLRLRIQ; encoded by the coding sequence ATGAACAAGATATTGACGATCCTCAGCGGAGCAATGGCGCACGCATCGCCGAGGTACGTTGATGGCCTTGTCCGGCCACTCATCGAGATGGATGACGTTTTGGCGCATGCCTTGGTGCCGCTCTTGGATGCCCGTGTGGTTCTCTACCAGCACTTTCTGGATCTGGACCGGCGCGTCAAACGCGCGGCAAGCCATGATGAGGTTTGCATGCGGATGATGACGGTCCCAGGCGTTGGCCCGATTGCGTCACTTACCTTCAAAGCGGCTGTCGATGATCCGACGCGCTTCAAACGGTCGCGCACGGTTGGTGCGCATTTTGGCCTGACCCCACGACGTTATCAGTCTGGGGAACACGATAATCCCGGTCGTAAAGGATTGAAAACCTACGTGCGGGTGGTTCGATTTCTCCCCTATGCCTCCCTTAGGCTCAGGATCCAATGA
- a CDS encoding helix-turn-helix domain-containing protein, whose protein sequence is MDHIINSPKPNEVDAPLVMELSEPNDLNKLSLWDIDFRQIEPGQMKTVIRARSGNSVNLIELGISKAVHQNGVSPKGKISLGLPCQDSLSTWQGQNMETAQLVSFGSSDEFDGVGFGEFRGTTISIDVQEAERLADMLGFDIPSALRRSVRYDVDEKSESLAALKKISGRLLNNASVSVLHEEEAIISNVLIAATSFEQTTDKSSPKSRSRAVKKAIEMMISSEGESLEVSQICHEIGVSWRTLDRAFSEKFGISPKQYYLRMRLNWVRTDLLQRAPGDSISDIINGRGYWHMGKFAQDYYKMFDELPSRTTVNLG, encoded by the coding sequence ATGGACCACATCATAAACTCGCCAAAACCAAACGAAGTTGACGCTCCGTTAGTCATGGAACTGTCCGAGCCAAATGATTTGAACAAGCTCTCTTTGTGGGACATCGACTTCCGTCAGATTGAGCCGGGGCAGATGAAAACCGTGATAAGAGCCCGCTCAGGCAATTCAGTGAACCTGATCGAACTTGGCATCTCCAAGGCTGTGCATCAAAATGGCGTATCCCCTAAGGGGAAAATTTCCTTAGGATTGCCATGTCAGGATTCTCTGTCGACGTGGCAAGGCCAGAACATGGAGACAGCCCAGCTTGTGTCGTTCGGCTCCTCCGATGAATTTGATGGCGTGGGTTTCGGCGAGTTTCGCGGCACAACTATCTCTATCGACGTTCAGGAGGCTGAGCGGTTGGCTGATATGCTTGGGTTTGATATCCCCAGCGCCCTGCGCCGTTCAGTTAGGTATGATGTCGATGAAAAATCAGAGTCGCTTGCGGCTTTAAAGAAGATATCTGGACGTCTCCTCAACAACGCAAGCGTGTCGGTTCTTCACGAAGAAGAAGCCATCATTTCTAATGTACTAATTGCGGCAACATCCTTCGAACAGACAACGGATAAGAGTTCCCCAAAATCGCGTTCTCGGGCTGTCAAAAAAGCGATAGAGATGATGATTTCCTCTGAAGGGGAGAGCTTGGAAGTCAGTCAGATTTGCCATGAGATTGGTGTTTCCTGGCGTACTCTGGACCGAGCGTTTTCAGAGAAATTTGGGATCAGCCCGAAGCAATATTATTTGCGGATGCGTCTCAATTGGGTAAGGACTGACCTTCTCCAAAGAGCGCCTGGTGATAGTATTTCCGACATCATCAACGGGCGGGGCTACTGGCACATGGGTAAATTTGCTCAAGATTACTACAAAATGTTCGACGAGCTACCTTCCCGAACAACCGTAAATCTAGGCTGA